One part of the Anopheles merus strain MAF chromosome 3L, AmerM5.1, whole genome shotgun sequence genome encodes these proteins:
- the LOC121599343 gene encoding trypsin-like, with protein MTNNSNLPLQITLYGGSASLGKGGIVFYASKIVIHPLFNVETADYDAAIIQVKNSFQGYKNIARIPLQNAEVPSNTLCCVVGWGYNGKTYPDNLQYAALLAISQRQCSEAWFGLTTPENICAQRGKNGDLCNGDSGGPLVCNGKLTGVTSYGGEGCRSELPSVFTKITAPAIRLFIKTYAGI; from the exons ATGACAAATAATTCGAA TCTACCTCTACAGATCACGCTATACGGTGGTAGTGCGTCGCTGGGCAAAGGTGGCATCGTGTTTTACGCCAGCAAAATCGTAATTCATCCATTGTTTAACGTTGAAACAGCTGATTACGACGCAGCAATAATCCAGGTGAAAAACTCCTTCCAAGGATACAAAAACATTGCTCGCATACCTCTCCAAAACGCGGAAGTTCCTAGCAATACTTTATGCTGCGTGGTTGGATGGGGTTATAATGGAAAAACATATCCAGACAATCTGCAATATGCCGCCCTGCTAGCAATATCACAACGGCAATGCTCAGAAGCATGGTTTGGCTTAACTACACCCGA aaatatttgTGCTCAGCGAGGCAAAAACGGCGATTTATGTAATGGCGATAGCGGAGGTCCATTGGTCTGTAACGGAAAGCTAACAGGAGTAACTTCGTATGGTGGAGAAGGTTGCCGGAGTGAACTACCGtctgttttcactaaaattaCGGCTCCTGCTATTAGACTTTTTATTAAAACTTATGCAGGAATTTGA